A single Drosophila ananassae strain 14024-0371.13 chromosome 3L, ASM1763931v2, whole genome shotgun sequence DNA region contains:
- the LOC123257249 gene encoding uncharacterized protein LOC123257249 has product MFFTKLESWFALQGLCARKEQEKFAAVIAYADPKYLDQVHDLVNNPPETAAYSTLKEAILSKFTDSEMVRLDRIATRIQLGDSRPSHLLCQLQQTKATCDESVERRYWIKRLPPPVLAVIVGMIGSSLQTKLSQLAKAPDAVMDSLNDDAADHVYAFSKNKQQKSHQEERGITLTKRLDDNDKAQAD; this is encoded by the coding sequence ATGTTCTTCACGAAGTTAGAAAGTTGGTTCGCACTACAAGGACTTTGTGCACGAAAAGAACAGGAAAAGTTCGCTGCAGTCATCGCCTACGCAGACCCCAAATACCTGGATCAAGTACACGATCTTGTGAACAATCCACCGGAAACAGCCGCTTATTCCACCTTAAAGGAAGCGATCCTTTCAAAGTTTACGGACTCGGAAATGGTACGTTTGGACAGAATCGCAACTCGAATTCAGCTCGGCGACAGCCGCCCAAGCCACTTACTCTGCCAACTGCAGCAAACCAAGGCAACCTGCGACGAATCAGTAGAACGACGCTACTGGATCAAACGTTTGCCTCCTCCCGTGCTCGCGGTAATTGTCGGCATGATAGGAAGCTCACTGCAGACCAAACTCTCACAACTGGCAAAAGCACCCGATGCAGTTATGGATTCCTTAAACGACGATGCGGCTGACCACGTAtatgctttttcaaaaaacaaacaacagaaGTCTCATCAAGAAGAACGCGGTATAACGCTGACCAAACGACTCGACGATAACGACAAGGCTCAAGCAGATTAA
- the LOC123257250 gene encoding uncharacterized protein LOC123257250, with the protein MHLLKIDRPNNCVGTTTTNGTEIKTYGTIRLTLDLGLRRPYTWNFVIADTNTPIIVSDFLHHYNLLVNIKEANLICAHAPTEEKDDVTKDAFYAELDRAYGRCPSHDIKILLGDFNAKVGREDIFGATVGQFSLHETTSSNGLRLIGFAAAHNMVVRSTGFRHLDIHKASWLSPDRLTRNQIDHVVIDARHASNVLDVRSCRGPNIDSDHYLVAAKIRTRLCVAKVARRGLLRKLDIGKLQSQRTRDAFSTQVTGLLSRATPTPEGISNMWALISHSLRTSAEEVIGFQRTPKRNPWYDQECRDATAAKDAAYGRTLQAGATRAVVEVYRSRRRDEKRLFRRKKREQERRECESIESSRDRNEARNFYQRVKRLTQGFKTGGVACKDDDGNLITDAEIVLRLWRDHFSSLLAGSGHDDYGEYDTQTPIYGTDVDVPTPSHAEVKDAIQRLKNNKSAGADGLPAELFKAAGDMLVGSMHKLISKIWLTESMPDDWNHSMICPILKKGDATLRTNYRGISLLPVAYKVLTSVLCENLKPHAEALIGPYQCGFRPGKSTIDQIFTLRQILEKSYENQIDTYHLFVDYKAAFDSPRRDRLYAAMSELGIPAKLIRLCMMTLSNTISSVRVGNDQSETFYTKCGLRQGDSLSCMLFNILMESIIRKAGVHRTGTILTNRCVQLLGYADDIDIIGRTKRDVTAAFGAIEKESAKVGLAVNMDKTKFMVCSSRESRRLDSQLSAGSHSFESVKEFIYLGSAISSTNDVSLEIKRRITLANRCYFGLSRHFNSRALSRPTKITLYRTLILPVLLYGAECWTVVQSDAAALGVFERKILRKIFGPICVGDAYRTRWNHELYELYGDVDIVSRVKIQRLRWLGHIARMEEDAPARKVFDAVIVGKRRRGRPRIRWQDQVMEALSTSGVTNWRARAQDRKAWRQIVQQAVTR; encoded by the exons ATGCACCTTCTAAAGATAGATCGTCCCAACAACTGTGTTGGTACCACAACAA CGAACGgcacagaaataaaaacatacggCACCATCCGCTTGACACTGGACCTAGGACTACGTCGTCCTTACACTTGGAACTTTGTTATTGCTGATACCAATACTCCAATCATTGtatccgattttctacaccaCTACAACCTCCTTGTCAACATCAAGGAGGCTAA CCTGATATGTGCGCATGCCCCAACCGAAGAAAAGGACGATGTCACCAAGGATGCTTTCTATGCGGAGCTCGACCGGGCTTACGGACGCTGTCCTTCCCATGACATTAAGATCCTCCTTGGGGATTTTAATGCCAAGGTAGGGCGAGAAGACATCTTTGGTGCCACCGTCGGGCAATTTAGTCTACACGAGACCACCTCGAGCAATGGTCTCAGATTAATAGGCTTTGCTGCAGCGCATAATATGGTAGTTCGTAGTACTGGGTTTCGTCATTTGGACATACACAAGGCATCATGGCTCTCTCCTGATCGACTGACCAGAAATCAGATCGATCATGTTGTGATCGATGCAAGGCATGCATCTAACGTACTCGACGTGCGATCCTGTCGGGGTCCCAACATCGACTCCGACCATTATCTTGTTGCAGCTAAGATTCGCACACGGCTATGTGTTGCGAAGGTTGCACGTCGAGGACTGTTGAGAAAGCTGGACATCGGGAAGCTGCAATCACAACGGACAAGGGATGCATTCTCCACTCAAGTCACAGGCCTACTGAGCCGAGCAACTCCAACACCTGAAGGCATCAGCAATATGTGGGCACTCATATCCCACTCCCTGCGAACTTCTGCAGAAGAGGTCATCGGATTCCAACGTaccccaaagaggaatccatggTACGACCAGGAGTGTCGCGACGCAACAGCTGCAAAGGACGCCGCCTACGGAAGAACACTGCAAGCTGGGGCCACAAGGGCTGTTGTCGAGGTCTACAGGTCAAGGAGGAGAGATGAGAAACGCCTCTTCAGACGCAAGAAGAGAGAACAGGAGAGGCGTGAGTGTGAGAGCATTGAGAGCAGCAGAGACCGGAATGAGGCTCGTAACTTCTACCAGAGGGTTAAGCGTCTGACCCAAGGTTTTAAGACTGGAGGAGTTGCGTGCAAGGACGATGACGGAAACCTAATCACAGATGCAGAGATTGTGCTGAGGTTATGGAGGGATCACTTCTCAAGTCTATTAGCTGGCTCTGGCCATGATGACTATGGGGAGTATGATACACAAACCCCAATCTATGGTACTGATGTGGACGTACCGACCCCAAGCCATGCCGAAGTCAAGGATGCAATCCAACgacttaaaaacaataaatccgCAGGTGCTGACGGCCTGCCGGCTGAATTGTTTAAGGCTGCTGGTGATATGTTGGTAGGGAGCATGCACAAACTAATCAGCAAGATATGGCTTACGGAGAGCATGCCCGACGATTGGAACCACAGCATGATCTGTCCTATCCTGAAGAAGGGTGATGCCACATTGCGCACCAATTACCGTGGCATTAGTCTTCTTCCAGTCGCATACAAGGTCCTTACGAGCGTACTGTGTGAAAACCTGAAACCCCATGCCGAAGCACTGATTGGACCTTATCAGTGCGGGTTCAGGCCTGGCAAATCCACTATTGACCAGATTTTCACCTTGCGCCAAATCCTGGAGAAGTCCTACGAAAATCAGATCGACACATATCACCTCTTCGTCGATTACAAGGCAGCATTCGATAGTCCCCGGCGAGATCGCCTATATGCCGCCATGTCTGAGCTTGGTATACCAGCAAAGCTAATACGGCTTTGCATGATGACATTGAGCAACACCATCAGCTCTGTCAGGGTAGGAAATGACCAATCTGAAACCTTTTATACCAAGTGTGGTCTCAGACAAGGCGACTCGCTGTCTTGTATGCTCTTCAACATTCTAATGGAGAGTATTATAAGGAAGGCTGGTGTGCATCGGACGGGCACTATTCTAACAAACAGATGTGTCCAACTCCTTGGCTACGCTGATGATATTGATATCATTGGCCGAACCAAGCGTGATGTTACAGCAGCCTTCGGGGCTATTGAAAAAGAGTCAGCTAAAGTAGGACTGGCAGTTAACATGGATAAGACAAAGTTTATGGTGTGCTCTAGCAGGGAATCGCGGCGTCTTGATTCCCAGCTATCTGCAGGAAGCCATAGCTTTGAGTCCGTGAAGGAATTCATTTACCTTGGATCTGCAATATCTAGCACAAATGATGTCAGCCTGGAGATTAAGCGGAGAATCACACTTGCCAACAGGTGCTACTTTGGGCTCAGTAGGCACTTTAACAGTAGAGCTCTCTCTCGACCGACAAAAATAACACTCTACAGGACGCTCATTCTTCCAGTACTCTTATATGGTGCGGAGTGCTGGACAGTGGTGCAATCCGATGCAGCTGCTCTTGGAGTGTTCGAGAGAAAGATTCTCCGCAAAATCTTTGGTCCAATCTGCGTTGGCGATGCTTATCGCACCAGATGGAACCACGAGCTGTATGAGCTGTACGGGGATGTTGATATAGTAAGCCGAGTCAAAATTCAAAGACTCCGCTGGCTGGGTCACATCGCCCGTATGGAAGAAGACGCTCCGGCTCGTAAGGTATTTGATGCGGTAATCGTCGGAAAACGGAGGAGAGGACGACCCCGGATACGTTGGCAGGACCAGGTGATGGAAGCCCTGTCTACATCTGGTGTTACCAACTGGCGAGCGCGGGCCCAGGACAGGAAAGCGTGGAGGCAGATTGTGCAACAGGCTGTGACCCGATAG